A window of Pedobacter lusitanus contains these coding sequences:
- a CDS encoding alpha/beta fold hydrolase: protein MSKKEVLNNTELKHGMAPIHNNLRIHYVDAGSGDKTIVLLHGFPQTWWEWRLIIPRLVNAGFRVIAPDYRGAGDSWRPPAGYDKRTMAGDIHQLIKEHLQIKGPVIMAGHDIGLMVAYAYAQEYREDVSHLIVIDAPLPGTLAFDKIRSDHRVWHFSFHNVPDLPEFLIAGREREYLQAFFNYRIFNTGAIDSEDLDVFVSAYSAPGAIRAGLEVYRAFDQDIKDNRAQLQKNGKLAIPVLAIGGQISTSGSIMKEMMEEVADQVTSVRIPGTAHWIAEENPEVFLSEVLRFLQ, encoded by the coding sequence ATGAGTAAAAAAGAAGTGCTGAACAATACAGAGCTGAAACATGGTATGGCTCCAATCCACAATAATTTGCGCATACATTATGTAGATGCAGGCAGTGGCGATAAAACAATCGTATTATTACACGGTTTTCCGCAAACCTGGTGGGAATGGCGATTGATAATTCCCCGGCTTGTGAATGCAGGTTTCCGGGTAATTGCTCCGGATTATCGCGGTGCAGGAGATTCCTGGCGTCCACCCGCAGGTTATGATAAACGAACCATGGCAGGTGATATTCATCAGCTCATTAAAGAACACCTCCAGATCAAAGGTCCGGTGATCATGGCTGGCCATGATATAGGTTTAATGGTGGCTTATGCTTATGCGCAGGAATACAGAGAAGATGTATCCCATCTCATTGTTATAGATGCTCCTTTGCCTGGTACCCTGGCTTTTGATAAAATACGCTCAGATCATCGCGTCTGGCATTTTTCATTTCATAACGTACCTGATTTACCAGAATTCCTGATTGCCGGGCGTGAACGCGAGTATCTTCAGGCATTTTTCAACTACCGGATATTTAATACCGGTGCCATAGACAGCGAAGATCTCGACGTATTTGTATCAGCCTATTCAGCTCCTGGTGCTATCCGGGCCGGGCTGGAAGTATATCGAGCCTTTGACCAGGATATCAAAGACAACAGAGCGCAACTTCAAAAAAACGGAAAACTTGCTATACCCGTTCTGGCCATTGGGGGACAGATAAGTACAAGTGGTTCTATCATGAAAGAAATGATGGAAGAAGTAGCGGACCAGGTGACCAGCGTCCGGATACCAGGTACTGCCCATTGGATAGCAGAAGAAAATCCTGAAGTATTTCTCTCAGAAGTTCTGAGATTTTTGCAATAA
- the bla gene encoding subclass B3 metallo-beta-lactamase, with amino-acid sequence MNTVVLLLFLTFSSLFACAQKVAEPTRNPPEWTQPYQPFRIAGNLYYVGTSDLASYLITTPKGHILINTGLSSSLSSIKANVKTLGFKFSDIKILLTTQAHFDHMGAMAAIKKLTGAKFMVDEKDAKVAADGGRSDYALGGHRSTYVPVKADRILHDKDKITLGGMELVMLHHPGHTQGSCSFLFNVKDESRVYSVLIANMPTIVTEKKFSEVTTYPGIAKDYAYTLNAMKKLKFDMWLSSHASQFGLLTKHKPGDAYNPAAFIDQKGYDSAIRDLEDKFLRKE; translated from the coding sequence ATCAACACGGTAGTACTACTCCTTTTTCTGACATTCAGTTCTTTGTTTGCCTGTGCTCAAAAAGTAGCAGAACCTACAAGAAATCCGCCAGAATGGACTCAGCCTTACCAGCCTTTCCGGATTGCAGGTAATTTATATTACGTGGGTACCAGTGATCTGGCCAGTTATCTGATTACAACCCCAAAAGGTCATATTCTGATCAATACTGGTCTTTCTTCATCTTTATCATCGATTAAAGCGAATGTAAAAACCCTGGGCTTCAAATTTAGCGATATCAAAATACTACTGACCACTCAGGCTCATTTTGACCACATGGGTGCAATGGCAGCTATCAAAAAACTGACTGGTGCTAAGTTTATGGTAGATGAAAAGGATGCGAAAGTTGCAGCAGATGGAGGAAGATCAGATTATGCCCTGGGTGGTCATAGAAGTACTTATGTACCGGTTAAGGCAGACCGTATTTTACATGATAAGGATAAGATAACCTTAGGTGGGATGGAGCTCGTTATGCTACATCATCCCGGTCATACCCAAGGTTCATGCAGTTTCCTGTTTAATGTCAAAGATGAAAGCAGAGTTTATAGCGTCCTGATAGCCAATATGCCAACAATTGTCACAGAAAAAAAGTTCTCCGAAGTAACGACCTATCCAGGCATTGCCAAAGATTATGCCTATACGCTGAATGCGATGAAAAAGCTGAAATTTGATATGTGGCTTTCCTCTCATGCCAGTCAGTTTGGACTGCTGACCAAACACAAGCCTGGTGATGCCTATAATCCTGCCGCATTTATTGATCAGAAGGGTTATGATTCAGCAATCCGAGATTTAGAAGATAAATTTCTCAGGAAAGAATAA
- a CDS encoding helix-turn-helix domain-containing protein, whose translation MKMEFYRPVNQVLKRYIEGYYFISPDKNPERLHYWTFPNNFFIVSVSKDVEIDAGNNKIIVKPSKQKNIVANYVSRYISPIEVTLENGIKEITIYFKPLAINYFLDNAHEFLQKENSLDFNPFTDFIPAMGGILVEEDRNLQQQSLENYLISKLNVREPGLMEKIIADIESDLKIEEIAQNNNFSRQYLNRLFTRFIGKSPSEFRRIHRFRKTITKQKNINNLTELSYESLFYDQSHLIKDFKQLTNVNPNTFFKKVDLNNAYVWLFI comes from the coding sequence ATGAAAATGGAATTTTACAGGCCTGTAAATCAGGTTCTGAAAAGATATATAGAAGGTTATTATTTTATCTCTCCCGATAAAAATCCTGAAAGATTACATTACTGGACTTTTCCGAATAACTTCTTTATTGTTTCAGTGAGCAAGGATGTTGAGATTGATGCCGGGAATAATAAAATTATCGTTAAACCCTCAAAGCAGAAGAACATTGTTGCCAACTATGTTTCACGTTATATTTCTCCAATCGAGGTTACGTTAGAGAACGGGATAAAAGAAATTACGATTTACTTTAAGCCCTTGGCCATCAATTATTTTCTGGATAATGCCCATGAGTTTTTGCAGAAAGAGAATTCGCTGGATTTTAATCCCTTTACAGATTTTATACCGGCGATGGGCGGGATCCTGGTTGAGGAGGATAGGAACCTTCAGCAGCAAAGCCTTGAAAATTACCTGATTTCAAAACTTAATGTCCGGGAACCTGGATTGATGGAGAAAATTATAGCCGATATAGAATCGGATCTGAAGATAGAGGAGATTGCTCAAAACAACAACTTTTCCAGGCAATACCTGAATAGGCTTTTTACCAGGTTTATTGGTAAATCACCCTCGGAATTTAGGCGCATTCATCGCTTCAGAAAGACGATAACAAAACAGAAAAATATTAATAACCTTACTGAACTTTCTTATGAGAGCCTTTTTTACGATCAATCACATCTGATAAAGGATTTTAAACAACTCACCAATGTCAATCCCAATACTTTCTTTAAAAAAGTAGATCTCAATAATGCATACGTCTGGTTATTTATCTAG
- the ppsA gene encoding phosphoenolpyruvate synthase — protein sequence MIPESNLNSTKKTSIIRPSIRQKKGNTYLICFQETDRSGVMLVGGKGANLGELSRINEIQVPEGFCITTKAYKKITRNNQEFNNLLDELIQLKTEERKSITTISAKIRTVIESTPIPKEITGEILYYLTKFDRKTAFAVRSSATAEDLPAASFAGQQDTYLNIIGKEEILKHISKCWASLFTERAVIYRLQNGFDHRKVQLSVIIQQMVFPEAAGIMFTADPVTSNRKVLSIDASFGLGEAMVSGLVNTDLYKVCNSTITEKKISTKKLAVHALKGGGTKEQEIEPQWQNKQVLTDRQILQLEQTGRKIEAHFGQPQDIEWCLADELFYIVQSRPITTLYPIPEVNDNENHVFVSVGHNQMMTDAMKPLGLSFFLSATFGPMHQAGGRLFVDITARLASAESRKTIMNTLGKSDLLIKDALITIIEREGFIKFAPDDKNKDDKTVSPASLKPQPENGPAIVSDLIQHSRASIEELKLNIRTKSGVELFDFIQEDIPQLRKTLFAPQSLNVIMNAIDASFWINEKMNEWLGEKNAADILSQSVPNNITSEMGLELLNVADIIRPYPAVTAYLQQVKEDDFLEELTRFDGGKQALDAINAYLNKYGMRCTGEIDITRMRWSEKPLTLVPAILNNIKNFEPGAGRQRFEQGLQEALKKEKYLLERLSQLEDGKEKARETKQKISLIRSTIGYREYPKYGMVNRYFIYKQALLKEAEQLLQANIIQQKEDIYYLTIEEFREAVRTGKPDYRIINARKEEYKLYEKLSPPRVITSDGEIITGKYRCENLPDGAIAGLAVSSGIIEGRARVILNIEDAELEDGDILVTSFTDPSWTPLFVSIKGLVTEVGGLMTHGAVIAREYGLPAIVGVENATRLIKDGQRIRVNGTDGYIEIL from the coding sequence ATGATCCCTGAAAGCAATCTCAACAGCACAAAAAAGACATCCATCATTAGACCTTCCATCCGTCAAAAAAAGGGTAATACATATCTGATTTGCTTTCAGGAGACCGACCGGTCAGGTGTTATGCTGGTTGGTGGTAAAGGGGCTAATCTCGGCGAACTGTCCCGAATCAACGAAATACAGGTACCAGAGGGTTTCTGTATAACCACTAAGGCCTATAAAAAAATTACCCGAAACAATCAGGAATTTAACAACCTCCTGGATGAGCTCATACAACTTAAAACAGAAGAGAGAAAAAGTATAACCACAATCAGTGCAAAAATCCGCACAGTTATCGAAAGTACTCCCATTCCAAAAGAGATCACAGGAGAGATTTTGTATTATCTCACAAAGTTTGATAGAAAAACCGCCTTTGCAGTACGATCCAGTGCTACAGCAGAAGACCTCCCTGCAGCCTCCTTTGCAGGACAGCAGGATACCTATCTGAATATTATTGGAAAAGAGGAAATCCTAAAACATATCAGCAAATGCTGGGCCTCCCTATTTACCGAAAGAGCGGTAATTTACCGTCTTCAGAATGGCTTTGATCACCGTAAAGTACAGCTCTCTGTGATTATACAGCAAATGGTCTTTCCTGAGGCAGCAGGAATTATGTTTACAGCCGATCCCGTCACGTCCAACAGAAAAGTATTATCAATTGATGCCAGCTTCGGACTTGGCGAGGCTATGGTCTCCGGTCTGGTCAATACAGATCTTTATAAAGTCTGTAACAGCACGATTACCGAAAAGAAGATATCCACCAAAAAACTGGCTGTTCATGCCTTAAAAGGCGGAGGTACAAAAGAACAGGAGATCGAGCCTCAATGGCAGAATAAACAAGTATTGACCGATAGACAGATTTTACAGCTTGAGCAAACAGGCAGAAAGATCGAAGCACATTTCGGCCAGCCTCAGGATATTGAATGGTGTTTGGCTGATGAGCTGTTTTATATTGTCCAGAGCAGACCAATTACTACTTTATACCCAATCCCCGAAGTAAATGATAATGAAAACCATGTTTTTGTCTCTGTTGGTCATAATCAGATGATGACAGATGCGATGAAACCATTGGGATTATCTTTCTTCCTGTCAGCAACATTTGGACCGATGCATCAGGCAGGCGGAAGGTTATTTGTAGACATCACTGCCAGACTGGCCTCAGCAGAGAGCAGAAAAACGATAATGAATACCCTGGGTAAATCAGATCTGCTCATCAAAGATGCACTGATAACGATTATAGAACGGGAAGGCTTTATCAAATTTGCACCAGATGATAAAAATAAAGACGATAAGACTGTATCACCTGCCAGCTTAAAGCCACAACCAGAAAATGGTCCGGCTATCGTTTCAGATTTAATTCAGCATAGCCGTGCATCTATAGAAGAATTGAAACTAAACATCCGGACAAAATCTGGTGTGGAATTATTCGATTTTATTCAGGAAGACATCCCGCAATTGAGGAAGACACTATTTGCTCCGCAAAGTCTCAATGTGATTATGAATGCCATAGATGCTTCATTCTGGATTAATGAAAAAATGAACGAATGGTTAGGCGAGAAAAATGCAGCAGATATTCTTTCACAATCTGTTCCCAACAATATTACCTCAGAAATGGGTCTGGAGCTATTGAACGTTGCAGATATAATTCGTCCTTATCCGGCAGTCACGGCTTATCTGCAACAAGTAAAAGAGGATGACTTTCTGGAGGAACTAACCAGATTTGATGGAGGAAAACAAGCCCTGGATGCTATCAATGCCTATCTCAACAAATACGGAATGCGCTGTACCGGTGAGATTGATATTACCAGAATGCGCTGGAGTGAAAAGCCATTAACACTTGTCCCTGCGATTCTCAACAACATTAAAAACTTTGAACCAGGTGCAGGCAGGCAGAGATTTGAACAAGGGCTGCAGGAAGCTTTGAAAAAAGAAAAATACTTATTGGAGCGGTTGAGTCAGCTGGAGGATGGCAAAGAAAAAGCCAGAGAGACCAAACAAAAGATCAGCCTGATCCGCAGCACTATCGGTTATCGGGAATATCCAAAATACGGTATGGTCAATCGTTACTTTATTTATAAACAGGCGCTGCTGAAAGAAGCAGAACAACTATTACAAGCCAATATTATTCAGCAGAAAGAAGACATCTATTATCTCACCATAGAAGAATTTCGTGAAGCAGTACGCACAGGTAAGCCCGATTACCGGATTATTAACGCCAGAAAAGAAGAATACAAATTATATGAGAAGTTAAGCCCGCCACGCGTGATCACTTCAGATGGTGAAATTATTACAGGTAAATATAGATGCGAAAACCTGCCTGATGGAGCCATAGCAGGTCTGGCAGTTTCTTCCGGTATTATAGAAGGAAGGGCACGTGTTATTCTAAACATCGAAGATGCAGAGCTTGAAGACGGGGATATATTAGTTACTTCATTTACCGATCCCAGCTGGACTCCATTATTTGTCTCTATCAAAGGGCTGGTCACTGAAGTTGGCGGACTGATGACTCACGGAGCAGTTATCGCCCGTGAATACGGCTTACCAGCAATTGTAGGTGTAGAAAATGCAACCAGGCTGATCAAAGACGGTCAGAGAATTCGCGTAAACGGAACTGACGGATATATAGAGATACTATAA
- a CDS encoding P1 family peptidase produces MKEMDQIKSPATGQKPRARTLGIPFDGTTGEFNAITDVKGVEVGYSTIISGDDENSDGKKPVRTGVTAILPRGRNNNPVFANWYTLNGNGEMTGTTWMTESGFLETPIMITNTNSVGVVRDAVLKWFVKTDWYKEDYWYTYPVVAETYDGIMNDIYGFHVKEEHVYEALNQAKSGPIAEGNVGGGTGMRCLGFKGGTGTSSRVVKIGDSTYTVGALVQSNFGEKRHLTIAGAPVGKELLNTMNYEINTPSSRIKEGDGSIIVVVATDAPLLPHQLKRIATRVSIGLGMVGGLGNNGSGDIFIAFSTANPAAFQRTAIAKTEALPNDLMDPLFEATVQSVEESIINAMIAAETMVGVHGNKAYGIPHDSVIDILKKYNRI; encoded by the coding sequence ATGAAAGAGATGGATCAGATCAAAAGCCCTGCAACCGGGCAAAAACCAAGAGCAAGAACACTTGGAATTCCTTTCGATGGTACTACAGGAGAATTTAATGCCATAACAGATGTAAAAGGCGTTGAGGTAGGTTATAGCACAATTATCTCTGGAGATGATGAAAATTCAGACGGAAAAAAACCGGTCAGAACAGGAGTAACAGCCATATTACCAAGAGGGAGAAATAATAATCCTGTCTTTGCAAACTGGTATACCCTGAATGGAAATGGCGAAATGACCGGCACCACCTGGATGACTGAATCTGGTTTCCTGGAAACCCCGATTATGATCACCAATACCAACAGCGTGGGTGTGGTCAGAGATGCCGTATTAAAGTGGTTTGTAAAAACGGACTGGTATAAAGAGGATTACTGGTATACCTACCCTGTTGTAGCAGAAACTTACGATGGTATCATGAATGATATTTATGGATTTCATGTAAAAGAAGAACATGTCTACGAAGCATTAAATCAGGCTAAATCAGGCCCTATAGCAGAAGGAAATGTTGGCGGTGGAACCGGTATGCGCTGTTTAGGCTTTAAAGGCGGAACCGGAACTTCATCAAGAGTTGTGAAAATTGGTGATTCAACTTATACAGTTGGTGCTTTAGTCCAGTCAAATTTTGGAGAAAAAAGACATCTGACTATTGCTGGTGCTCCGGTTGGGAAAGAACTGTTAAATACGATGAATTATGAGATCAATACACCTTCTTCACGTATAAAAGAAGGCGATGGGTCTATTATTGTAGTAGTAGCAACCGATGCTCCATTACTCCCACATCAGCTAAAAAGGATTGCTACCAGAGTATCCATTGGCCTGGGGATGGTTGGCGGTCTGGGGAACAATGGATCAGGTGATATTTTCATTGCTTTTTCAACTGCAAATCCGGCTGCCTTTCAAAGAACAGCTATTGCAAAAACTGAGGCATTACCGAACGATTTAATGGATCCACTATTCGAGGCAACTGTTCAGTCTGTTGAAGAATCAATTATTAATGCTATGATTGCCGCAGAAACAATGGTAGGTGTCCATGGAAATAAAGCCTATGGAATTCCTCATGATTCAGTCATAGATATATTAAAGAAATACAACAGAATATAA
- a CDS encoding Lrp/AsnC family transcriptional regulator, which yields MMKIDELHYAILNELQLDARVSNAEIGRKVGLTAPAVAERIKRMREEGIIKGFTANIDFMQLNYQQTVMVAVQLPHANINPFLHEVKEMEGVTNIAHITGEYCFFVNIVIRSSADLSLKLNEFSKFGKTTTFSVLSNPVEAKTIFLP from the coding sequence ATGATGAAGATAGATGAACTACACTATGCCATACTGAACGAGTTACAGCTTGATGCAAGAGTAAGTAATGCAGAAATCGGAAGAAAGGTTGGCCTTACTGCACCGGCTGTGGCAGAAAGGATAAAACGTATGCGGGAGGAAGGAATCATCAAAGGGTTTACTGCAAATATTGATTTTATGCAGTTAAACTATCAGCAAACAGTAATGGTCGCCGTACAATTGCCACATGCGAATATTAATCCCTTTCTGCACGAAGTAAAAGAAATGGAAGGGGTTACCAATATTGCTCATATTACCGGAGAATATTGCTTTTTTGTCAATATAGTAATCAGGTCATCTGCTGATCTGAGTCTGAAGCTGAATGAATTCTCCAAATTTGGGAAAACCACTACTTTTTCAGTTTTATCTAATCCTGTTGAAGCTAAAACGATATTTCTGCCCTAG
- a CDS encoding S41 family peptidase, with amino-acid sequence MKRLLLCFALNVFSYSMFAQQSACNCTVTLEKLVKKVETEYPGFSVKTGEKPAYEELKQHLTMQAGNANAGTCEKVLKKYTDFFRDPHLWVGANGSPFSAANGSAEAVAFGIPDFQDKIKTTRDTLEGVWSTEGYKIGIKKESGNQYTGFIIEAKSTAWKTGDIKFRLFSDGAFEYAMRDRSKKRGHYNVYKEGILFLDAVGVVLVREVPKPSVTKTQLEEKLKELAGFYFKKLSARTVILKLPSFEYHNLEKIDQLISQNQTQLEESENLIIDLRGNPGGTTSAYQKLLPFISGKSIRNTGAEFLSTQTYIGNLQAYKASLDKDTPTDGIDKQIKKLKENPGHFVNFNDAGKPVYIEKVELASKAPRQIVILADKGTGSSAEYFLFIAKQSKKVKLIGTSSYGALDYGNAYLVDFGCPGYQVFMPTYRAMRLPDYPIDNIGIQPDVYVDSSVKDWVGFAVQYLEE; translated from the coding sequence ATGAAAAGACTACTACTTTGTTTCGCTCTTAATGTATTCTCCTATTCCATGTTTGCACAGCAATCAGCTTGTAATTGTACAGTGACACTGGAAAAACTAGTCAAAAAAGTCGAGACTGAGTATCCCGGGTTTTCAGTAAAGACAGGAGAGAAACCAGCCTACGAAGAGCTGAAACAGCATCTGACCATGCAGGCTGGAAATGCAAATGCAGGTACCTGTGAAAAGGTACTGAAAAAGTATACTGATTTCTTCAGAGATCCGCATTTATGGGTTGGGGCAAACGGATCTCCTTTTTCTGCCGCAAATGGTTCTGCAGAAGCTGTAGCCTTTGGTATACCAGATTTCCAGGATAAGATTAAGACCACGCGGGACACACTGGAAGGAGTATGGTCAACAGAAGGGTATAAAATTGGAATTAAAAAAGAAAGTGGAAATCAATATACTGGTTTTATTATCGAGGCAAAATCAACAGCCTGGAAAACCGGGGATATCAAATTCAGGTTGTTTTCTGATGGTGCTTTTGAGTATGCAATGCGGGACCGATCGAAAAAAAGAGGACATTACAACGTGTATAAAGAAGGTATTTTGTTTTTGGATGCAGTAGGTGTTGTACTGGTTAGAGAAGTTCCCAAGCCATCGGTAACTAAGACTCAACTGGAAGAAAAACTGAAAGAGCTGGCTGGCTTTTATTTCAAAAAACTATCTGCACGGACAGTAATCCTTAAGTTACCAAGTTTTGAATATCATAACCTGGAAAAAATTGATCAGCTGATCTCTCAGAACCAGACACAGCTCGAAGAGAGCGAAAACCTGATCATAGACCTTCGTGGCAATCCGGGTGGAACTACAAGTGCTTATCAAAAACTTCTTCCTTTTATCTCTGGAAAATCAATACGGAATACGGGCGCTGAATTTCTATCTACCCAGACTTATATTGGAAATCTTCAGGCCTACAAAGCGAGTCTGGATAAGGATACTCCAACAGATGGAATAGACAAACAGATAAAAAAGTTAAAAGAAAATCCGGGGCATTTTGTAAACTTTAATGATGCAGGTAAACCTGTCTACATTGAAAAAGTTGAACTGGCATCTAAAGCTCCCAGACAAATTGTTATCCTTGCTGATAAGGGTACCGGAAGTTCGGCAGAGTACTTTTTATTTATTGCAAAACAAAGCAAAAAAGTCAAGTTGATAGGTACCTCGAGTTATGGCGCATTGGATTATGGTAATGCTTATCTGGTTGATTTCGGATGTCCGGGGTATCAGGTCTTCATGCCTACCTACAGGGCAATGCGTCTGCCGGATTATCCGATAGACAATATTGGGATTCAGCCCGATGTTTATGTGGATAGTTCTGTAAAGGACTGGGTAGGGTTTGCAGTGCAATATCTGGAGGAGTGA
- a CDS encoding discoidin domain-containing protein, with product MKKQNKLMAVIAILCICFSGCKKAADTGTADLSGNHSAQALVTVKEGDFTYTSDYPYNLNLVYFVPTDFPEIPDYHRRVSEYMLNMRAFTAKWMNHWGYGDKTFGLLTDDAKQRVRITMIKGKLTKKDYGYDNGAANVKAEVDAYYALHPEEKTSEHYFILLPNDLINNNRDSPFYGIGRYAYALDAEGIEVENLGKPGPEGAYAQWIGGLYHELGHGLNLPHSKGPESEANDTNFGMELMSGGNSTYGTKPTYLSAFSAAILNSSQVFSKEKSTFYGPVTAKISRMYGKYVGGNMIISGKFNTDVPVSDVILRFNRPTVDAGGYQAEGIRTKIIQTDSFYVSIPVTDIKVRDNTPYNIEAIMVHQNGVLTRKNNALQFVDGVPKFLFSSEKNEFNKAGWKVTAVTSEEKTGEGKNNGLGIYMIDNDLETIWHTRWTGSNPPGLPHSVTVDMGKDNLTNGFSFVQRSGSTSSMSKEVEVLVSSDGTTWTSVLNITLAQNNFFQYFNLPVAKTFRYFKVTAKSAYTPNPANASIAEVGAY from the coding sequence ATGAAAAAACAAAACAAACTGATGGCAGTAATTGCCATACTCTGTATCTGCTTCAGTGGCTGTAAGAAAGCCGCTGATACTGGTACCGCAGACTTAAGTGGTAACCATTCTGCTCAGGCTCTGGTTACTGTAAAAGAAGGTGACTTTACGTATACCTCGGATTATCCATATAATCTGAACCTGGTCTACTTTGTCCCCACCGATTTTCCTGAAATACCTGATTACCATCGCCGCGTGAGTGAATATATGCTGAATATGCGTGCCTTTACTGCTAAATGGATGAACCATTGGGGCTATGGAGATAAAACCTTCGGTTTATTGACTGATGATGCAAAACAACGGGTTAGAATTACGATGATTAAGGGTAAACTGACCAAAAAAGATTATGGTTATGATAATGGGGCTGCTAATGTAAAGGCAGAAGTTGATGCTTATTATGCGTTGCATCCTGAAGAAAAAACCAGTGAACATTATTTTATATTACTTCCCAATGATCTGATTAATAACAACAGGGATTCTCCTTTTTATGGTATTGGCAGATATGCTTATGCTCTTGATGCTGAAGGTATTGAAGTTGAAAATCTGGGTAAGCCTGGGCCGGAAGGTGCTTATGCGCAATGGATAGGTGGCTTATATCACGAATTGGGACATGGTTTAAATCTTCCGCATAGTAAAGGGCCTGAGTCGGAGGCTAATGATACTAATTTCGGAATGGAGCTGATGAGTGGTGGCAACTCTACCTATGGTACCAAGCCAACTTATCTAAGTGCATTCAGTGCAGCTATTTTGAACAGCAGTCAGGTTTTTAGCAAAGAGAAAAGCACGTTTTACGGGCCTGTTACTGCTAAAATAAGCAGGATGTACGGGAAATATGTCGGGGGAAATATGATTATCAGCGGAAAATTTAATACTGATGTTCCGGTTAGCGACGTGATTTTACGCTTTAACCGTCCTACTGTAGATGCAGGTGGTTATCAGGCAGAAGGAATCCGGACAAAGATTATTCAAACGGATAGTTTTTATGTAAGTATTCCTGTTACCGATATTAAGGTAAGAGATAACACGCCTTATAATATAGAGGCCATAATGGTACACCAGAATGGAGTGCTGACCAGAAAGAATAATGCGCTTCAATTTGTTGATGGAGTCCCTAAATTTCTGTTTAGCTCTGAAAAGAATGAATTTAATAAAGCTGGCTGGAAAGTGACAGCGGTTACCTCCGAGGAAAAGACAGGTGAAGGAAAAAACAATGGGTTAGGAATTTATATGATTGATAATGATCTGGAAACCATCTGGCATACCAGATGGACCGGAAGTAATCCTCCTGGTCTTCCGCATTCTGTAACTGTAGATATGGGTAAGGATAATCTGACTAATGGCTTCTCCTTTGTACAACGTTCAGGAAGTACCAGCAGCATGAGCAAAGAGGTTGAAGTACTGGTCAGCAGTGATGGTACAACATGGACTAGCGTGTTAAATATTACATTAGCTCAGAATAATTTCTTTCAGTACTTTAATTTACCAGTTGCAAAAACATTCAGGTATTTCAAAGTAACAGCTAAAAGTGCTTATACGCCTAATCCGGCAAATGCTTCAATAGCCGAAGTGGGTGCGTATTAG
- a CDS encoding acyltransferase family protein has product MVDLFFIMSGFIMMHVYSSHFKNNIQASSLKSFLVARFARVYPLHLFSLLLLVIIVRWITNWGNPPIILEQPADILPNIFLLQSFGFTKIYSWNIPSWSISAEFAAYLLFPLIALSINRKKIVSVILLLLFVVAAYYAIMYLLPRKNPLYPSIPVPHNLNTTFDYGYIRGIAGFTTGILVYLVYQLTAVRKLFSSDLVSLLFILGMTIAMHFSLNDGITVFLFAGLVLSFTANKGRIAKFCNRKFMQFLGDISYSVYLMQIFLQEPFSHDIYLPGITGIGRGKQNIDFSSGIMYCMIYLVLLVLLSYLTYRWVERPSRKFINRIWGNKVNS; this is encoded by the coding sequence ATGGTGGATCTGTTCTTTATCATGAGCGGCTTTATTATGATGCATGTATACAGCAGCCATTTTAAAAACAATATACAGGCAAGCTCATTAAAAAGCTTTCTTGTTGCCCGTTTTGCAAGAGTTTACCCACTGCATCTGTTTTCTCTCCTGTTGCTGGTCATTATTGTACGCTGGATTACCAATTGGGGAAATCCGCCTATTATCCTTGAACAACCGGCAGATATTCTGCCAAATATCTTTTTACTCCAGTCCTTTGGCTTTACAAAAATCTATTCCTGGAATATCCCTTCCTGGAGTATCAGTGCTGAATTCGCTGCCTATCTGCTATTTCCATTAATTGCACTAAGCATCAATCGAAAAAAGATTGTTTCAGTTATACTTTTACTCCTGTTTGTTGTAGCGGCATATTATGCCATTATGTATTTGCTCCCGCGAAAAAACCCACTGTATCCTTCAATACCGGTTCCTCATAATCTGAATACCACATTCGATTACGGTTATATCCGCGGAATAGCCGGATTTACAACTGGTATTCTGGTCTACCTGGTCTACCAGCTAACCGCTGTCAGGAAACTTTTCTCTTCTGACCTGGTATCCCTGCTATTCATTCTCGGGATGACCATAGCTATGCATTTTTCACTGAATGACGGAATCACTGTTTTCCTGTTTGCAGGCCTGGTACTTAGCTTTACAGCTAATAAAGGCAGAATAGCTAAATTCTGTAACCGGAAATTCATGCAGTTTCTTGGAGATATTTCTTATTCCGTTTATCTCATGCAGATCTTTTTGCAGGAACCATTTTCACACGATATATATCTGCCAGGCATTACAGGAATAGGCCGGGGCAAACAGAACATTGATTTTTCCAGTGGAATTATGTATTGCATGATCTATCTCGTTTTGCTTGTTCTGCTGTCTTATCTGACTTACCGGTGGGTGGAGCGTCCCAGCCGGAAATTCATCAATCGTATCTGGGGAAATAAAGTCAATAGTTAG